In one Vulgatibacter incomptus genomic region, the following are encoded:
- a CDS encoding heparinase II/III family protein, translating into MLPVSIFGSLGWLAYLARVVSARRLAEVASKRILRQVRRPLTERPEPPSATAILDSFGAGSASALPRRLAEPIRGPLALASPGRVARSARALQDRLPLEAERAVERAERALARNVVVFGRTVPLPVSERAVPLASRGWRAIDWEVCPLSGARFHGARVPAGADPKFPWVVGRMEDVVHLACGARLAEPWRARAFADAAVDRMLDLAAAPRGIQWSCPMEVALRAANQAIALRLLAGEEVLQRRPWAVCELLRSIAFHVAWVKGRLEDDRAVPNNHLVADLAGILLVCALLPRLPGARATARLAAMGLANALFEQTLPDGTSFEGSLPYHRLATELFFLGELAADTAGVPFPERGRERLRAMFLTCADLVDGRGLLPQIGDCDSGQAIPFCPRESAEVAWLLPIGAARFGAAELNRSELRRSQPSPELIWLLGEGGARRLERLPRARPPRDGARADAGIRVIRSARMSCAIACGPNGTGGTGTHGHNDKLSVEICVDGALVVGDPGTGSYTGDPMLRNLLRGTAAHSTVRVDGEEQQPIPPTRLFALPDSAWARCVAFESTETEARFVGEHRGYLRLKPGIVHRREVRLDRVGERLLIEDRLIGSGPHGAEIRFLLPGAHATTRKIRDEEGAVFGAEPRWIVEVGPRGAPLALLAGPSRPRLEDAICSPGYGRTERALCVVFAVEGEPPVVHRTWIVPAASHAGRPSI; encoded by the coding sequence GTGCTACCTGTCTCCATTTTCGGCTCGCTCGGCTGGCTCGCCTACCTCGCGAGGGTCGTCTCTGCCCGTCGACTGGCGGAGGTGGCTTCGAAGCGCATCTTGCGCCAGGTGCGCCGTCCCCTGACCGAGAGGCCCGAGCCGCCGTCGGCCACCGCGATCCTGGATTCCTTCGGCGCCGGCTCCGCATCGGCGCTCCCGCGGCGGCTCGCCGAACCGATCCGGGGGCCCCTCGCGCTGGCCTCGCCTGGGCGGGTCGCTCGCAGCGCCCGGGCCCTCCAGGATCGGCTCCCGCTGGAGGCAGAGAGGGCCGTCGAGCGAGCGGAGCGTGCGCTGGCGCGAAACGTCGTCGTCTTCGGCCGCACGGTGCCGCTGCCTGTCTCCGAGCGCGCCGTGCCCCTCGCGAGCCGGGGTTGGCGAGCCATCGACTGGGAGGTCTGCCCCCTCTCCGGCGCCCGCTTCCACGGGGCCCGCGTGCCCGCCGGCGCGGATCCCAAGTTCCCCTGGGTCGTCGGCAGGATGGAGGACGTGGTGCACCTGGCGTGCGGCGCCCGCCTCGCGGAGCCTTGGCGCGCCCGCGCCTTCGCCGACGCCGCCGTCGATCGCATGCTGGACCTCGCCGCCGCTCCCCGGGGGATCCAGTGGAGCTGCCCGATGGAGGTGGCCCTCCGCGCCGCGAACCAGGCCATCGCCCTGCGCCTCCTCGCCGGCGAGGAGGTGCTCCAGCGGCGTCCCTGGGCGGTCTGCGAGCTCCTTCGCTCCATCGCCTTCCATGTCGCCTGGGTGAAGGGCCGCCTCGAGGACGACCGCGCGGTTCCCAACAACCACCTCGTGGCAGACCTCGCCGGAATCCTCCTCGTCTGCGCGCTCTTGCCCCGCCTCCCCGGCGCCCGCGCCACGGCGCGCCTCGCCGCGATGGGGCTCGCGAATGCGCTCTTCGAGCAGACGCTCCCGGACGGCACTTCCTTCGAGGGCTCGCTCCCGTACCACCGGCTGGCCACCGAGCTCTTCTTTCTTGGGGAGCTAGCCGCCGACACAGCGGGTGTGCCGTTCCCGGAGCGGGGCAGGGAGCGGCTTCGGGCCATGTTCCTCACCTGTGCCGACCTGGTGGACGGCCGCGGTCTCCTCCCCCAGATCGGCGACTGCGACTCCGGGCAGGCGATCCCGTTCTGCCCCAGGGAATCGGCGGAGGTCGCCTGGCTCCTGCCCATCGGCGCCGCCCGCTTCGGTGCCGCCGAGCTGAATCGCTCGGAGCTACGTCGCTCGCAGCCGAGCCCTGAGCTGATCTGGCTCCTGGGCGAGGGGGGCGCGAGGCGGCTGGAGCGCCTGCCGCGAGCCCGTCCCCCGCGGGACGGCGCGCGTGCGGACGCCGGGATCCGGGTGATCCGCTCCGCCCGGATGAGCTGCGCCATCGCGTGTGGCCCGAACGGGACCGGCGGGACCGGCACCCACGGCCACAACGACAAGCTCTCCGTGGAGATCTGCGTCGACGGCGCGCTCGTCGTGGGAGACCCCGGGACAGGCTCGTATACCGGCGACCCGATGCTGCGGAACCTGCTGCGCGGCACGGCGGCCCACAGCACCGTCCGGGTGGACGGCGAGGAGCAGCAGCCCATTCCTCCGACGCGCCTCTTCGCGCTCCCCGATTCCGCCTGGGCCCGCTGCGTCGCCTTCGAGAGCACGGAGACAGAGGCCCGCTTCGTCGGCGAGCACCGTGGGTACCTGCGCCTGAAGCCGGGGATCGTCCACCGCAGGGAGGTGCGCCTCGATCGGGTGGGGGAGCGCCTCCTGATCGAGGACAGGCTGATCGGGAGCGGTCCCCACGGGGCCGAGATCCGCTTCCTCCTCCCCGGTGCCCATGCGACCACGAGGAAGATCCGGGACGAGGAGGGTGCCGTGTTCGGTGCCGAACCGCGCTGGATCGTCGAGGTGGGACCGAGAGGCGCGCCCCTCGCCCTGCTGGCCGGGCCGTCGAGGCCGCGCCTGGAGGACGCCATCTGCTCGCCCGGATACGGGCGTACGGAGCGCGCGCTCTGCGTGGTCTTCGCCGTGGAGGGCGAGCCGCCCGTCGTCCACAGGACATGGATCGTTCCGGCGGCCTCGCACGCCGGCCGTCCTTCGATCTGA
- a CDS encoding lipopolysaccharide biosynthesis protein yields the protein MAGARPLVAARAFSAGVTFLIPLVLARLLALGSYGTFKQFFLVSHTLYFALALGIPQSLYYFLPRCAEAERRPYLGQTLLYLAVAGGLSGGALYLCTPFLSWVGGPDLVAMRAPMALYCGLLLGGGALEAGLTAQGRPGHAAFAYIGSDTAKMLAYVIPAWLGFGLHGVLWGGALYAALRALASWIVLVLPLRGPLFRRELSRGQLRYALPFGGAMLVGMPQQQLHQYVVSVTSSPAVFAVYSVGCFNLPVVDLLYTPTTELLMYRIGELERRQRPDGEAAVLFRDAVANLAYVFVPIAAGLFAIAPSFLSLLYTPKFLDAAPILRLALGMVVLACLPVDGVLRAKAKTRALLAANVAKLGLTVPLVVGLNHAFGPVGAMAGFVLTETVHRLVLLALAARALVPSAAAEGRLRGTLAAVGRVLPGVELVRAAVAAAGAGLVALFAGGYAALDPLPSVLVLGTGFWIAYFGALVLVGVRPSAVLARIRG from the coding sequence ATGGCCGGCGCCAGGCCCCTCGTCGCGGCCCGCGCCTTCAGCGCCGGCGTCACCTTCCTGATCCCCCTCGTCCTCGCCAGGCTCCTCGCCCTGGGCTCGTACGGTACGTTCAAGCAGTTCTTCCTCGTTTCTCACACTCTGTATTTCGCGCTGGCACTCGGTATCCCCCAGAGCCTCTACTACTTCCTGCCGCGCTGCGCCGAGGCGGAGAGGCGCCCCTACCTCGGCCAGACGCTCCTCTACCTCGCCGTCGCTGGCGGCCTCTCGGGCGGCGCGCTCTACCTCTGCACGCCGTTCCTCTCGTGGGTGGGCGGCCCCGACCTCGTCGCCATGCGGGCGCCGATGGCCCTCTACTGCGGCCTCCTCCTGGGCGGCGGCGCGCTGGAGGCGGGTCTCACGGCCCAGGGGCGGCCGGGCCATGCCGCGTTTGCCTACATCGGCAGCGACACGGCCAAGATGCTCGCCTACGTGATCCCCGCGTGGCTCGGCTTCGGTCTCCACGGCGTGCTCTGGGGCGGAGCGCTCTACGCAGCCCTTCGAGCCCTGGCCTCCTGGATCGTCCTGGTCCTGCCGCTGCGGGGTCCGCTCTTCCGCCGCGAGCTCTCCCGCGGCCAGCTCCGCTACGCGCTCCCCTTCGGCGGCGCGATGCTCGTCGGCATGCCGCAGCAGCAGCTCCACCAGTACGTGGTCAGCGTCACCTCCTCGCCGGCGGTCTTCGCCGTCTACTCGGTGGGCTGCTTCAACCTCCCGGTGGTCGACCTCCTCTACACGCCCACGACCGAGCTCCTGATGTACCGGATCGGCGAGCTCGAGCGCAGGCAGCGCCCGGACGGCGAGGCCGCGGTTCTCTTCCGGGACGCGGTCGCCAACCTCGCCTACGTCTTCGTCCCCATCGCCGCCGGCCTCTTCGCGATCGCGCCTTCCTTCCTCTCGCTCCTCTACACGCCCAAGTTCCTCGACGCTGCGCCGATCCTCCGGCTGGCGCTGGGGATGGTCGTCCTCGCGTGCCTGCCCGTCGACGGCGTGCTCCGCGCGAAGGCGAAGACGCGCGCCCTGCTGGCCGCGAACGTGGCGAAGCTCGGCCTCACCGTGCCCCTCGTGGTGGGCCTGAACCACGCGTTCGGCCCCGTGGGAGCGATGGCCGGCTTCGTGCTCACCGAGACGGTGCACCGCCTGGTACTCCTCGCCCTCGCGGCCAGGGCCCTCGTCCCGTCGGCGGCTGCGGAGGGGAGGCTCCGGGGCACGCTGGCTGCGGTGGGGCGCGTGCTGCCGGGGGTCGAGCTCGTTCGGGCCGCCGTCGCCGCTGCGGGCGCCGGCCTCGTCGCGCTCTTCGCCGGCGGGTATGCGGCGCTGGACCCGCTCCCGTCGGTCCTCGTGTTGGGCACGGGCTTCTGGATCGCCTACTTCGGCGCCCTCGTCCTGGTCGGGGTGCGCCCCTCGGCGGTGCTCGCCCGCATCCGGGGCTGA
- a CDS encoding glycosyltransferase family 4 protein gives MLVGPYPPPWGGIAVHLRALHRLAEDAGIDAEILDIGEGHASRTGEDGVTGAGSHASFAAGLSRAALRGDSLHVHIPGNNLKSWLVALAGSRARLHGGGALLTVHSGVAPAFLDSSSFARRIARSAATGFRRILCTNSDITGVLRSCGVPGARLEVVSPFLGQPLSTRGEGNHRTRFSPLLSCALSPGPQYGEGVLLQALAILSKRLPRVGCLAFGPSTAEATFLARVRAHGVDRQVVPLGELEHDACLDAISKSDAFLRPTLADGDSLSVREAIAMGRRVVASDAAPRPAGTVLFRRGDPASLASAIEEALARPAPGPAQGSGASAARILDAWSQLGIVSKGGLR, from the coding sequence GTGCTCGTCGGGCCCTATCCGCCCCCGTGGGGCGGGATCGCCGTCCACCTCCGCGCGCTCCACCGCCTCGCGGAGGACGCCGGGATCGACGCAGAGATCCTCGACATCGGCGAAGGGCACGCCTCTCGAACCGGGGAAGACGGCGTCACGGGGGCCGGCAGCCACGCCTCCTTCGCCGCAGGCCTCTCCCGAGCCGCCCTCCGTGGCGATTCACTCCACGTCCACATCCCTGGAAACAACCTCAAATCCTGGCTCGTGGCGCTCGCCGGATCCCGCGCGAGGCTTCACGGAGGCGGGGCCCTCCTCACGGTGCATTCGGGGGTCGCGCCCGCCTTCCTCGACAGCTCGTCCTTCGCGAGGCGGATCGCGCGGTCGGCAGCTACGGGCTTCCGGCGGATCCTCTGCACCAACAGCGACATCACCGGCGTGCTGCGGTCATGCGGAGTCCCCGGCGCGAGGCTGGAGGTGGTGTCGCCCTTCCTCGGCCAGCCGCTCTCCACCAGGGGCGAAGGGAACCACCGCACCCGCTTCTCGCCGCTCCTGTCGTGCGCGCTCTCTCCCGGTCCGCAGTACGGGGAGGGCGTGCTCCTCCAGGCGCTGGCGATCCTCTCGAAGCGCCTCCCGCGCGTCGGCTGCCTCGCCTTCGGTCCCTCCACCGCCGAGGCCACGTTCCTCGCCAGGGTGCGGGCCCACGGCGTGGACCGCCAGGTGGTTCCCCTCGGCGAGCTCGAGCACGACGCCTGCCTCGACGCCATCTCGAAGAGCGACGCCTTCCTTCGTCCGACCCTCGCCGACGGTGACTCACTTTCGGTGAGAGAGGCGATAGCCATGGGTCGTCGGGTGGTCGCGAGCGACGCTGCGCCCCGGCCCGCCGGCACGGTGCTCTTCCGCCGAGGCGATCCCGCCAGCCTCGCGTCCGCCATCGAGGAGGCCCTCGCCCGGCCGGCGCCGGGGCCGGCCCAGGGGAGCGGCGCGAGCGCAGCGCGAATCCTCGACGCATGGAGCCAGCTCGGAATCGTCTCCAAGGGAGGGCTGCGATGA
- a CDS encoding DegT/DnrJ/EryC1/StrS family aminotransferase, with protein MDGKELLERKVSPAAQPRGIEPGERLFAPAIPSLSPWMLLPRRPRAAAPYPLDDPSVRFYYFARNGIYALARLWGLAGREILFPAYFHGVELEALLAAGVRPKFYPVGPRMQVDPAEVVARIGPDTRAIYLIHYVGFPGPVDELAEVCRERELLFVEDCALALLSCVGDRPLGTFGDAAIFCLYKTLPTPNGGAVVVRRGGPLGLPPGEQPPLASTLAPILGSLLEGAEVRGGAAGRLLRSSVRLAARSLTRPLRGHRVPTGTQHFDRAHVGLAMSHLSRVVIGSQDFARIVERRRRNYFHLLGKLRGIAPPIFGELPPGVCPLFYPLQVGDKASALARLRAKGVDAVDFWRVAHPAVPAGAFPEAESLRRTVLEIPCHQDLEPADVERISACVAKAVEDRR; from the coding sequence TTGGACGGTAAGGAGCTGCTCGAACGGAAGGTGAGCCCGGCGGCGCAGCCGCGAGGGATCGAGCCTGGCGAGCGCCTCTTCGCCCCAGCGATCCCGTCCCTCTCGCCGTGGATGCTGCTCCCTCGGCGCCCGAGGGCCGCCGCGCCGTACCCTCTCGACGATCCGAGTGTCCGCTTCTATTACTTTGCGCGAAACGGCATCTACGCCCTGGCGCGGCTGTGGGGGCTGGCCGGCAGGGAGATCCTCTTTCCCGCCTATTTTCACGGCGTGGAGCTGGAGGCCCTTCTCGCGGCGGGCGTGCGGCCGAAGTTCTATCCGGTGGGCCCCCGGATGCAGGTGGACCCTGCAGAGGTCGTCGCCCGGATCGGCCCCGACACCCGGGCGATCTACCTCATCCACTACGTGGGCTTTCCCGGGCCCGTCGACGAGCTCGCCGAGGTCTGCCGAGAGCGCGAGCTCCTCTTCGTGGAGGACTGCGCCCTCGCGCTCCTCTCCTGCGTCGGCGATCGCCCCCTGGGCACCTTCGGCGACGCGGCGATCTTCTGCCTGTACAAGACGTTGCCCACGCCGAACGGAGGCGCGGTGGTGGTGCGCCGCGGCGGGCCCTTGGGGCTCCCGCCGGGCGAGCAGCCTCCTCTGGCGTCGACCCTTGCTCCGATCCTCGGCTCTCTCCTCGAGGGCGCGGAGGTCCGAGGTGGTGCAGCGGGCCGGCTCCTCCGCTCGTCGGTGCGTCTGGCCGCCCGCTCCCTGACGCGGCCGCTGCGCGGGCACCGCGTGCCCACCGGCACCCAGCACTTCGACAGGGCCCACGTGGGCCTCGCGATGAGCCACCTGTCGCGGGTGGTGATCGGCAGCCAGGACTTCGCCCGGATCGTCGAGCGCCGCAGGCGGAACTACTTCCACCTGCTGGGAAAGCTCCGGGGGATCGCGCCGCCGATCTTCGGTGAGCTCCCACCCGGCGTGTGTCCGCTCTTCTACCCCCTGCAAGTGGGCGACAAGGCCTCCGCCCTCGCGAGGCTCCGAGCCAAGGGTGTGGACGCGGTGGATTTCTGGAGGGTCGCGCACCCGGCGGTCCCGGCAGGGGCGTTCCCGGAAGCGGAGTCCTTGCGGCGCACGGTGCTGGAGATCCCGTGTCACCAGGATCTCGAGCCCGCCGACGTCGAGCGGATCTCGGCCTGCGTGGCCAAGGCAGTGGAGGATCGGAGATGA
- a CDS encoding GNAT family N-acetyltransferase, producing MRISNDPGRGTGSMPIVQSMVGGLELLERVEPEWRALCDEGPCAAPFFRPEWIAAYLRAFEPSATLRLVVATDAGRLRAVLPLVAERSRLRGFPVRKLRSAAGVHSCRFDLVHGAGDFRPWADAIWSHLCETGGWDVIELRDVPAGGAVERLLEAASTAGYPVGRWESMRTPYVELPGRGGSFEAVLGRTRSHFRANLRRRMKRLAEKGRVQLNRFEDADPRVLQRFYALEKIGWKGDRGTAIDCDGATRAFYDRAASWAASRGMLAIYELELDGAPVAMHFGLSDGRRYYLPKPAFDPAHEACSPGQLLMHEVLRDCTERGLEELDFLGPPMPWKADWTDSFRPHAWCYFFRRGPLGLALHAAKFRVPALAEAILGR from the coding sequence GTGCGAATCTCGAACGACCCGGGGAGGGGCACGGGTTCGATGCCGATCGTCCAGTCGATGGTCGGAGGCCTCGAGCTCCTCGAGCGCGTCGAACCGGAGTGGCGGGCGCTATGCGACGAGGGGCCCTGCGCAGCGCCCTTCTTCCGACCCGAGTGGATCGCCGCCTACCTTCGCGCGTTCGAGCCGTCGGCGACGCTGCGGCTGGTGGTCGCCACGGACGCCGGCAGGCTTCGCGCGGTCCTGCCCCTGGTCGCGGAGCGGTCCCGCCTCCGGGGCTTTCCGGTCCGCAAGCTGCGCTCCGCCGCTGGCGTGCACTCCTGCCGCTTCGACCTCGTCCACGGCGCCGGGGATTTCCGCCCATGGGCCGATGCGATCTGGTCGCACCTCTGCGAAACCGGCGGCTGGGACGTGATCGAGCTCCGCGACGTCCCCGCCGGCGGCGCCGTGGAGCGCCTCCTCGAGGCGGCCTCGACCGCGGGATATCCGGTGGGACGCTGGGAGTCGATGCGGACTCCCTACGTCGAGCTGCCGGGGAGGGGCGGCAGCTTCGAGGCCGTGCTGGGCCGAACCCGCTCGCACTTCCGCGCCAACCTCCGCCGCCGGATGAAGCGCCTCGCGGAGAAGGGCCGCGTCCAGCTGAACCGCTTCGAGGACGCCGACCCCCGGGTCCTCCAGCGCTTCTACGCCCTGGAGAAGATCGGGTGGAAGGGCGATCGCGGGACGGCGATCGACTGCGACGGCGCGACCCGGGCCTTCTACGACCGGGCCGCGTCGTGGGCGGCTTCCAGGGGCATGCTCGCGATCTACGAGCTCGAGCTCGACGGCGCGCCCGTGGCGATGCACTTCGGCCTCAGCGACGGCAGGCGCTACTACCTCCCGAAGCCCGCCTTCGATCCCGCTCACGAGGCGTGCTCGCCTGGGCAGCTCCTGATGCACGAGGTGTTGCGGGATTGTACGGAGCGCGGCCTCGAGGAGCTGGATTTCCTGGGCCCGCCGATGCCCTGGAAGGCCGACTGGACCGACTCGTTCCGTCCGCACGCATGGTGCTACTTCTTTCGAAGGGGCCCCCTCGGCCTCGCCCTCCACGCCGCCAAGTTCCGGGTGCCGGCTCTCGCGGAGGCGATCCTTGGACGGTAA
- a CDS encoding polysaccharide deacetylase family protein, with product MRTNDEVPLADETRAAARRAVKELVASMLERSGSRRWLAAIQRQRAGGRRVNVVAWHRIVPDFEGMRRKVIPGMLTGIATFERQLEWLADNYHFATLDEAIALLSGATRSERDLCVLTFDDGYSDFLEHALPVLRRYGAPAVVYAATGHVDSGEPFLHDRIYRLLRIAGRDGLRPADLTAHPQAAATLAEAERAGEIVALERLLETRPRRTCQQVAEALERRLGEDPRAASPDCRLMVWDELRSVRAAGVDIGAHTIDHVCLPNEAPAEVERQLGESRAKLEAELGCEVRHFAYPNGWYSKESIELVARHGYRSAVTTEDRTNRLGQSPLVLSRKCVWEYTSRGLLGFSPNVSACNFDGTLGFLGLATWVAGDRSDAPRAVVAPDRPPEGGEAAPNADPGAARGSGG from the coding sequence ATGCGCACGAACGACGAGGTTCCGCTCGCCGACGAGACCCGGGCCGCCGCGAGGAGGGCGGTGAAGGAGCTCGTCGCGTCGATGCTCGAGCGGAGCGGCAGCCGCCGCTGGCTCGCTGCCATTCAGCGGCAGCGGGCGGGGGGGCGCCGGGTGAACGTCGTCGCCTGGCACCGCATCGTCCCCGACTTCGAGGGGATGCGGCGCAAGGTGATCCCCGGCATGCTCACCGGCATCGCCACCTTCGAACGCCAGCTCGAGTGGCTCGCCGACAACTACCACTTTGCCACCCTGGACGAGGCGATCGCGCTCCTTTCCGGCGCGACTCGATCCGAGCGCGATCTCTGCGTGCTCACCTTCGACGACGGCTACTCGGACTTCCTCGAGCACGCGCTCCCCGTCCTGCGCCGGTACGGGGCGCCCGCCGTCGTCTACGCCGCCACCGGCCACGTGGACTCGGGCGAGCCCTTCTTGCACGACCGCATCTATCGGCTGCTTCGAATCGCTGGCAGGGACGGGCTGCGCCCTGCCGATCTCACCGCCCATCCGCAGGCGGCGGCGACCCTGGCGGAGGCCGAGAGGGCAGGGGAGATCGTGGCGCTCGAGCGGCTGCTCGAGACCCGCCCGAGGCGGACCTGCCAGCAGGTGGCGGAGGCGCTCGAGCGCCGCCTCGGCGAGGATCCGCGAGCCGCGTCGCCGGACTGCCGCCTGATGGTCTGGGACGAGCTCCGCTCGGTCCGCGCCGCGGGGGTCGACATAGGCGCGCACACAATCGACCACGTCTGCCTGCCCAACGAGGCGCCCGCGGAGGTCGAGCGGCAGCTCGGGGAGTCACGCGCGAAGCTCGAGGCGGAGCTCGGGTGCGAGGTCCGTCACTTCGCCTACCCGAACGGCTGGTACTCGAAGGAGTCGATCGAGCTCGTCGCGCGGCACGGCTACCGCAGCGCGGTCACCACCGAGGATCGCACCAACCGCCTCGGCCAGAGTCCGCTGGTGCTCTCGCGCAAGTGCGTGTGGGAGTACACCTCGCGGGGCCTCCTGGGCTTCTCGCCGAACGTGAGCGCCTGCAACTTCGACGGGACGCTCGGCTTCCTCGGCCTGGCGACCTGGGTCGCGGGCGATCGATCCGACGCGCCTCGCGCCGTCGTCGCGCCGGACCGTCCTCCCGAGGGAGGCGAGGCCGCGCCGAACGCCGACCCGGGCGCGGCTCGAGGCTCCGGCGGCTGA
- a CDS encoding glycosyltransferase: MIHSHHLDASAALRGRDIVCFSNDWDGDPLSKTHIMKALARDNRILWVNSVANRRPTASAQDLGRIAKKLADAARGVTEPWPNLHVLGPLAVPSFGPLARKMNGSVFRKQVLRAMKRLDFKRPISWSFLPASASVSGNLGEDLVIYHCVDEFSAFAGAAPEIAELEATLARRADLVIVSAERLRQAKISLNPNCHLVRHGVDHVHFSQALSPLTRLPADLEGLPHPVIGFFGLLAEWVDLPLVRAVADAFPHGSVVLLGKVQTSLAPLAGARNVHLMGRRPYEELPCWCKGFDVALMPFVDSELAASSNPLKVREYLAAGLPVVSTPVPEVEKLGLCRIAKGPAAFVEAVHSALADPGPNATRSAAVAAESWDARVEELRSLVAATTSRR, translated from the coding sequence ATGATTCATTCCCACCACCTCGACGCCTCGGCCGCGCTGCGCGGGCGGGACATCGTCTGCTTCTCCAACGACTGGGACGGCGATCCGCTCTCGAAGACCCACATCATGAAGGCGCTCGCGCGCGACAACCGGATCCTCTGGGTGAACTCGGTGGCGAACCGGAGGCCCACGGCGAGCGCGCAAGACCTGGGCCGGATCGCGAAGAAGCTCGCCGACGCGGCCAGAGGGGTAACGGAGCCCTGGCCGAACCTGCACGTGCTCGGGCCGCTGGCCGTCCCATCCTTCGGGCCCCTCGCTCGCAAGATGAACGGCTCCGTCTTCCGGAAGCAGGTCCTGCGCGCGATGAAGCGCCTGGACTTCAAGCGGCCGATCTCGTGGAGCTTCCTGCCCGCCAGCGCGAGCGTCTCCGGCAACCTCGGCGAGGACCTCGTGATCTACCACTGCGTGGACGAGTTCTCGGCCTTCGCAGGGGCGGCCCCCGAGATCGCCGAGCTCGAGGCGACCCTCGCGCGGCGCGCCGATCTGGTGATCGTCTCCGCCGAGCGGCTCCGCCAGGCGAAGATCTCCCTCAATCCGAACTGCCACCTGGTCCGACACGGCGTCGATCACGTGCACTTCTCCCAGGCGCTCTCGCCGCTCACCAGGCTCCCGGCCGACCTGGAGGGACTGCCGCACCCCGTGATCGGCTTCTTCGGCCTCCTCGCCGAGTGGGTCGATCTCCCGCTGGTGCGCGCCGTCGCGGACGCGTTCCCGCACGGATCCGTGGTCCTCCTGGGCAAGGTCCAGACCTCGCTCGCGCCGCTGGCCGGGGCGCGCAACGTGCACCTGATGGGCCGCAGGCCCTACGAGGAGCTCCCGTGCTGGTGCAAGGGCTTCGACGTGGCCCTGATGCCCTTCGTCGACAGCGAGCTCGCCGCGAGCTCCAACCCGTTGAAGGTCCGCGAATACCTCGCCGCCGGGCTCCCGGTGGTCTCTACGCCGGTGCCGGAGGTGGAGAAGCTGGGCCTGTGTCGCATCGCCAAGGGTCCCGCCGCCTTCGTGGAGGCGGTCCACTCCGCTCTCGCGGATCCCGGCCCGAACGCGACGCGCTCCGCTGCGGTGGCCGCCGAGTCGTGGGACGCCAGGGTCGAGGAGCTCCGGTCCCTGGTCGCCGCGACGACCTCGAGGCGCTAG
- a CDS encoding GNAT family N-acetyltransferase — protein MSRLWVEERAGPGAQGALELEWKQIFSKSDAAPFLSWEWADAWLRHLGPGRKPRIFCVRDEFHLVGLLALCEESRKVPGLRSRIRRLSFAGERLGGADYLDVLALPGRHAEVTRAILERLATEPSFDLLELDGIASDSPTLPLAREAFGSNEAFSLRTFDRWNCPRIGLDGGFATVLAQSGRGDNYRRRLRQLKALKGFEHRAVTGTKDAKPAFERFLELHERRWADQGGSDAMGRPSVRAFHRETVERLAGAGLLRFDELWAEGGCRSSIYGIDTKGVFYFYQTGYDPEWARRSVGLAILGLSIEAAAGRGARVYDFLHGEEAYKREWARDIRKTVSLRVAAKGLGAAFLLSREAAESAARAAARSVLPDFAVEGLRRWRRAREHAES, from the coding sequence ATGAGCCGGCTCTGGGTGGAGGAGCGCGCGGGCCCCGGGGCCCAGGGGGCCCTCGAGCTCGAGTGGAAGCAGATCTTCTCGAAGTCGGACGCCGCGCCCTTCCTCTCCTGGGAGTGGGCGGATGCCTGGCTCCGGCACCTCGGCCCCGGGCGCAAGCCCCGGATCTTCTGCGTCCGCGACGAGTTCCATCTGGTGGGCCTCCTCGCGCTCTGCGAGGAGTCGCGGAAGGTCCCCGGGCTGCGGTCTCGGATTCGGCGGCTCTCGTTCGCCGGCGAGCGCCTCGGCGGAGCGGACTACCTGGACGTCCTCGCGCTCCCCGGCCGCCACGCCGAAGTGACCCGTGCGATCCTGGAGAGGCTGGCCACGGAACCGTCGTTCGATCTGCTGGAGCTCGACGGGATCGCGTCCGACTCTCCCACGCTGCCTCTCGCGCGGGAGGCCTTCGGGAGCAACGAGGCCTTCAGCCTGCGGACGTTCGACCGCTGGAATTGTCCCCGGATCGGGCTGGACGGGGGCTTCGCCACGGTGCTCGCCCAGAGCGGACGCGGCGACAACTACCGGCGCAGGCTCCGGCAGCTCAAGGCGCTCAAGGGCTTCGAGCACCGGGCCGTGACGGGCACCAAGGACGCGAAGCCGGCCTTCGAGCGCTTCCTCGAGCTCCACGAGCGCCGATGGGCCGATCAGGGAGGCTCCGACGCGATGGGGCGGCCGTCGGTCCGGGCCTTCCACCGCGAGACGGTGGAGCGCCTCGCAGGGGCGGGCCTCCTCCGCTTCGACGAGCTGTGGGCCGAGGGCGGATGTCGATCGTCGATCTACGGAATCGACACCAAGGGTGTCTTCTACTTTTACCAGACGGGCTACGACCCGGAGTGGGCGAGGCGGAGCGTCGGGCTGGCGATCCTCGGGTTGTCGATCGAGGCGGCGGCAGGGCGCGGCGCGAGGGTCTACGACTTCCTGCACGGCGAAGAGGCCTACAAGCGGGAGTGGGCCCGCGACATCCGGAAGACCGTCTCGCTGCGGGTGGCAGCGAAGGGCCTCGGCGCCGCGTTCCTCCTCTCACGGGAGGCGGCCGAATCCGCGGCGCGGGCCGCCGCACGATCGGTCCTGCCCGACTTCGCCGTAGAGGGGCTGCGGCGGTGGAGGCGGGCCCGGGAGCACGCCGAGAGTTGA